In Diachasmimorpha longicaudata isolate KC_UGA_2023 chromosome 4, iyDiaLong2, whole genome shotgun sequence, a single genomic region encodes these proteins:
- the LOC135161826 gene encoding venom serine protease-like, with product MLFPFTVAALVTIFTTGVSGIINGLGTRIHDAPFAVMIFDRSDLQAFTGLICGGAIISRRYILTAAHCLGEPVSDNDVKYHHEWLRVMAGVSSYTCGIRTYEISNAFIHPDFTGDLNRAGSVRGDVAVLQVRTQQKTSEFCIILVKVLQT from the exons ATGCTGTTCCCTTTTACCGTTGCGGCTCTTGTGACTATTTTTACGACGG GTGTCAGTGGAATCATTAACGGATTAGGCACAAGGATCCACGATGCTCCATTCGCTGTGATGATTTTTGACAGGTCTGATTTGCAGGCCTTTACTGGACTCATATGTGGGGGTGCAATTATTAGCAGAAGGTATATTCTAACTGCAGCTCATTGCCTAGGGGAACCTGTATCGGATAATGATGTAAAATATCATCACGAGTGGCTACGTGTTATGGCAGGCGTGAGCTCTTACACCTGCGGTATTAGAACATATGAAATATCAAATGCTTTTATTCATCCGGACTTTACTGGAGATCTCAATAGGGCAGGCTCTGTGCGAGGGGATGTAGCAGTTCTGCAGGTACGCACACAGCAAAAAACGTCCGAATTTTGCATAATTCTTGTCAAAGTTCTTCAGACGTGA
- the LOC135161828 gene encoding hypodermin-B-like, with amino-acid sequence MTLLNMRIDAKPPSRIISGEERNITSAPFAVMIHDASALHSYEGLICGGSIISKRYILTAAHCLGQPTSDDKDEYDYKWLRVIAGESSYECGVQIHEIINAFMHPGFTGTATDPLTNRADLAVLKLKDRLTYGPTQARIQLAQQPPPTGVDGAIYGWGFIDHEETVYGRTLRSSAQIVFDFNMCQVLDRDFGSVPDELCILGSPGTSFCHGDSGGPLVVGGKIAGVISNGLPCGSPEPAAVVNVAYYRTWITDAVRGTAEYKSLPFTV; translated from the exons ATGACCCTGCTTAATATGC GTATCGATGCAAAGCCCCCGTCAAGAATCATTAGCGGTGAGGAGCGAAATATCACATCAGCTCCATTCGCAGTTATGATTCATGATGCTTCAGCACTGCACTCATACGAAGGACTTATATGCGGTGGTAGTATCATCAGTAAAAGGTATATCCTCACTGCAGCCCATTGCCTTGGGCAGCCCACATCAGATGATAAGGACGAATATGATTATAAATGGCTGCGTGTTATCGCAGGCGAAAGCTCCTACGAGTGCGGTGTCCAGAtacatgaaataataaatgctTTTATGCACCCGGGCTTCACTGGTACTGCTACAGATCCACTGACCAATCGAGCAGATCTTGCTGTTCTAAAG CTCAAGGACAGATTAACCTACGGTCCAACACAAGCACGAATTCAACTGGCACAACAGCCACCACCCACTGGGGTTGATGGCGCTATCTATGGTTGGGGATTCATTGATCACGAGGAAACAGTTTACGGTCGCACACTGCGAAGTTCCGCACAGATAGTATTTGATTTCAACATGTGTCAAGTTCTGGATCGGGACTTTGGTTCTGTTCCGGATGAGCTGTGTATATTAGGGAGTCCTGGAACTTCCTTCTGCCAT GGTGACAGTGGTGGTCCTCTTGTCGTAGGGGGAAAAATTGCTGGTGTTATTTCTAATGGATTACCGTGTGGCAGCCCTGAACCTGCTGCCGTTGTTAATGTAGCGTACTACAGAACATGGATTACAGATGCTGTCAGAGGGACAGCAGAATATAAATCGCTTCCATTTACAGTGTAA
- the LOC135161830 gene encoding trypsin, alkaline C-like, which yields MASIKVGIDPILTALQFTSVFLVELSVIMQLSLGILVVIAISNNYVNARGPSKIVGGKSVNIPDIPSIVMIRHMNSFNVSHAAICGGTLITPRHVLTAAHCFRKDPTDPENLRHPRWYEVIAGKNSYRPNAKVYHIEEVYSHPDFADSLANRDGIQGDIAVVKFHFGDSSGDLKFICSGKCSNIH from the exons ATGGCGAGTATAAAAGTGGGAATCGATCCCATATTGACGGCACTTCAATTCACGTCAGTATTTCTCGTGGAACTATCGGTCATCATGCAGCTGTCTCTCGGAATTTTGGTTGTCATtgccatttccaataatt ACGTCAATGCAAGGGGTCCATCGAAAATTGTGGGCGGCAAGTCAGTGAATATTCCCGATATTCCTTCCATCGTGATGATTCGCCATATGAACTCATTCAACGTGAGCCACGCAGCTATTTGTGGAGGTACGTTAATCACCCCCCGGCACGTTCTCACAGCAGCCCACTGCTTCAGAAAAGATCCCACTGATCCTGAGAACCTGCGCCATCCCCGCTGGTATGAGGTAATCGCCGGCAAGAACTCCTACCGTCCAAATGCCAAAGTATACCACATTGAAGAAGTCTATTCCCATCCTGATTTCGCTGATTCACTGGCGAACAGGGATGGCATCCAAGGGGATATTGCGGTTGTCAAA TTCCATTTCGGTGATTCTTCTGGagatttaaaattcatttgctCCGGAAAATGctcaaatattcattaa
- the LOC135161827 gene encoding hypodermin-A-like, giving the protein MWCTFIVAAVIVVLNTGVNAKPPSKILDGSGTDIKDAPFTVMLLDDANLESPAGITCGGTIIGKKHILTAAHCLGYRLEDDEVNHDYKWLRVVAGVSSHQCGGKIYEISKAYIHPDYSGILYNENDVRADIAVLELKDRIIFSPKRKPIRLGSDPPPSHSQGIIFGWGDTHPSRLSAPSILQKSVQTVYQYDACKVIEPDLGYRKDELCISASFGNSFCRGDSGGPLIVQRKLVGVISNGYECGNVEPGAVSSVAYYKAWIEDAVRGTAESKILPFVINDPQSSDSDDE; this is encoded by the exons ATGTGGTGCACCTTCATCGTTGCGGCTGTTATAGTCGTCCTTAATACTG GTGTCAATGCAAAGCCTCCATCGAAAATCTTGGACGGAAGTGGAACGGATATCAAAGACGCTCCATTCACGGTGATGCTTCTTGATGATGCAAACTTAGAGTCACCCGCTGGAATAACTTGCGGTGGTACGATCATTGGAAAAAAACATATTCTCACCGCAGCCCACTGTCTTGGATATCGTTTAGAAGATGATGAGGTAAACCATGATTACAAATGGCTGCGGGTTGTGGCGGGTGTAAGCTCCCACCAGTGTGGTGGTAAAATATATGAGATATCGAAGGCTTATATTCATCCTGACTACAGTGGCATTCTGTACAATGAAAACGATGTCCGTGCGGATATAGCAGTTCTGGAG CTCAAGGACAGGATAATCTTCAGTCCAAAGCGGAAACCAATTCGACTAGGAAGTGACCCGCCACCGTCCCATTCTCAAGGTATCATCTTCGGATGGGGTGATACACATCCTTCGAGATTATCGGCCCCTAGTATTCTGCAAAAATCGGTTCAAACTGTTTATCAATACGATGCTTGTAAGGTTATTGAACCGGATTTGGGGTATCGTAAGGATGAGTTATGTATATCCGCCAGTTTTGGAAATTCATTCTGCAGA GGGGATAGCGGTGGTCCTCTGATAGTGCAGAGAAAACTTGTTGGTGTGATATCCAATGGTTATGAGTGCGGAAACGTTGAACCGGGTGCGGTATCTAGTGTTGCGTATTACAAGGCCTGGATCGAAGATGCCGTCAGGGGAACAGCAGAATCCAAAATACTTCCATTTGTAATAAATGATCCCCAGAGCTCCGATAGCGACGATGAGTGA
- the LOC135161831 gene encoding transmembrane protease serine 9-like, translating to MATEALGNFAKGHIYGWGFPKANTSAISRYLQGLLLIVLDRETCWEYYNTEKISEDELCVVDPRGGSLCDGDSGGPLIVDGKLAGVISSGPTDCSNNIPGYVMSISYYKQWIEDVLKGTAKAITYFAETPADTTYTKPNSQPARKSEQSNQRDELSSHFSEAKIPGYRPRKHLQLPKLICEVLKSRLGTLSKTMQLPLIILTLAAIFNHGVNGRAPSKIVGGKRVDITEASFMAMIRHNLSDTNICGGTIIDSRHILTAAHCFTRHSTDPSHSDHPAWHYIVVGEGTYHPDVQRYYIEEVYSHPNYLPRSLGEARERADIAVIKLKDEIPLTPNTEPISLSERTPRYASRGLIYGWGRSHWDNANETRPLQGLIVKVDYLKSCMERWPTAYFSDDELCVHSNANAADCKGDSGGPLVMYAKVVGVIGHGSLFCNGEIPSGVANVAYHKKWIENAIKGTARAFKYFSPDVPEIAHHAVLPSVHSIPPRQKPKVAVHDELSGRPLEITRKMYLLNNIPNGSFTSWGRVSESPPGQRRPT from the exons ATGGCGACTGAGGCTTTAGGAAATTTTGCTAAAGGCCACATCTACGGTTGGGGATTCCCGAAGGCCAATACTTCAGCTATTTCCCGTTATCTGCAGGGATTATTGCTAATAGTTTTAGATCGTGAAACTTGTTGGGAATATTACAACacggaaaaaatatctgagGATGAATTGTGCGTTGTGGATCCTCGTGGAGGTTCTCTTTGTGAC GGTGACAGCGGCGGTCCTCTCATCGTGGACGGAAAACTCGCGGGGGTAATTTCGAGCGGACCCACAGACTGCTCCAATAACATACCCGGGTATGTCATGAGCATTTCCTATTACAAACAGTGGATTGAAGATGTTCTGAAGGGCACTGCAAAGGCGATAACGTATTTCGCGGAGACGCCAGCGGATACCACTTACACGAAGCCAAATTCGCAGCCCGCCAGGAAGTCAGAGCAATCGAATCAACGGGATGAGCTCTCCTC ACATTTTTCAGAGGCTAAAATACCGGGCTATCGACCACGGAAACATCTGCAGTTACCGAAATTGATTTGTGAAGTATTAAAAT CTCGTCTTGGGACGCTCTCCAAGACAATGCAATTGCCTCTCATCATTCTAACGCTCGCCGCCATCTTTAATCATG GTGTCAATGGAAGAGCTCCATCAAAAATCGTCGGCGGGAAACGAGTCGATATCACGGAGGCCTCATTCATGGCGATGATCCGTCACAACTTGAGTGATACAAACATATGTGGAGGTACCATCATTGACAGCAGGCACATCCTGACTGCGGCGCACTGCTTCACCAGACACTCCACAGACCCTTCACACTCTGATCATCCAGCTTGGCACTATATTGTAGTTGGGGAGGGCACCTATCACCCCGACGTACAAAGATATTATATCGAGGAAGTTTATTCTCATCCAAATTACCTCCCCCGTTCGCTCGGCGAAGCCCGCGAGAGGGCAGATATCGCAGTCATTAAA CTCAAGGACGAAATACCTCTAACTCCAAACACAGAACCAATCTCATTATCGGAACGTACACCACGGTATGCATCTCGCGGTCTGATATACGGTTGGGGGCGAAGCCACTGGGATAATGCAAATGAAACCCGCCCATTGCAAGGGTTAATCGTCAAGGTAGATTATCTCAAATCTTGCATGGAAAGGTGGCCCACGGCGTATTTCAGCGACGACGAATTATGCGTGCATAGCAATGCCAACGCTGCTGATTGTAAG GGCGACAGTGGGGGTCCTCTCGTAATGTACGCAAAAGTTGTTGGAGTCATTGGGCACGGATCTCTTTTCTGCAACGGTGAGATACCAAGTGGTGTCGCCAATGTCGCTTACCATAAAAAATGGATTGAAAATGCTATCAAGGGTACAGCAAGGgcgttcaaatatttttcaccggATGTCCCCGAAATTGCTCACCATGCGGTACTTCCTTCAGTTCACTCGATCCCTCCACGTCAGAAGCCAAAGGTGGCAGTGCATGATGAGCTTTCCGGGCGACCCTTGGA aatAACTAGGAAAATGTATTTGCTTAACAACATACCAAATGGTTCGTTCACCTCGTGGGGAAGAGTATCAGAATCACCTCCGGGGCAACGACGTCCGACATGA
- the LOC135161963 gene encoding transmembrane protease serine 9-like gives MELSLILLVVAAILNNAVNAGRIKRIVGGSRVDIQSAPFVAMLRDYRDDDARTGHICGGAIISSRHILTAAHCISEGDRYPLDLDELDNLVIVVGEDTFDYHSTMYEVEEIYHPTTFHGDLSDTSKDRGDIAIIKLEEEIHFNSYRQPIQLATHEPESQARGLVYGWGRTGRNAPYSGSLQGLQVTYFTMPSCSWEFPFQAFTADELCARGIGETDTCSGDSGAPLVMSHQLVGVLSHGSVGCDGSRPSAYASVPYYKSWIEDVIAGKVERIYPPVIPTSPPDVRACHTPKPATTAPRRHRASCIRKKKKKSSSTPQSPKNFM, from the exons ATGGAGTTGTCTCTTATTCTTTTGGTCGTTGCAGCCATTTTGAATAATG CTGTCAACGCGGGGCGCATTAAGAGGATTGTTGGTGGATCCCGAGTCGACATACAGAGTGCTCCATTCGTGGCGATGCTACGCGACTACAGAGACGATGATGCAAGAACGGGACACATATGTGGTGGTGCCATTATCAGTAGCAGACACATTCTTACCGCAGCTCACTGCATCAGCGAGGGTGATCGATATCCCCTGGATCTGGACGAACTCGATAATCTCGTTATTGTGGTGGGTGAGGACACTTTCGATTACCACTCCACAATGTATGAAGTTGAGGAAATTTATCATCCTACGACGTTCCATGGCGATCTCTCTGATACGTCCAAGGACAGGGGAGACATCGCAATCATCAAG CTCGAAGAGGAGATACATTTCAACTCATACCGGCAACCAATTCAGCTAGCAACTCATGAACCAGAATCGCAAGCTCGAGGTTTAGTTTATGGGTGGGGACGCACTGGCAGGAATGCTCCTTATTCTGGCTCATTGCAAGGACTCCAAGTGACATACTTTACCATGCCTTCCTGCTCTTGGGAGTTTCCATTCCAGGCTTTCACGGCAGATGAATTATGTGCGAGGGGAATAGGCGAAACTGACACTTGTTCC GGTGACAGTGGTGCTCCCTTGGTAATGTCCCATCAACTTGTTGGAGTACTTTCACACGGCTCAGTGGGCTGTGATGGCTCAAGACCAAGTGCATACGCCAGTGTTCCTTATTACAAGTCATGGATCGAAGATGTGATCGCGGGTAAAGTAGAACGAATCTACCCtccagtgattcccacgagcCCTCCTGATGTTCGTGCCTGTCATACCCCCAAGCCGGCGACTACAGCGCCAAGACGTCATAGGGCGAGTTGTATaagaaaaaagaagaagaagtcCTCATCTACGCCCCAATCACCCAAAAATTTCATGTGA
- the LOC135161834 gene encoding trypsin epsilon-like — MNTIFSMRLSLINSKRKTPLLTHLPKQPMSRNTINVQSNFIRGYRNFILTETKITLQSQTSISLMSTSRRLVQLLDTMRLLLIIITLAAILNSGVHGRSPSKIVKGKRVDISEAPFAVMIRNYLSGDGKNGHICGGSIISNRHILTAAHCLRYNESDPNDVNHPSFLIVVAGQNSYRSPTRSYKIEEIYIHPKNNGSFHDAAQDNADLAVIKLTEEILFNAKRGKIDLARYPPQSHAEGIVFGWGLTSFSKKYISRTLQGLTVEVFDIEGCMLALPHLPYTLDEMCVLATTPGADFCDGDSGGPFVINDKLVGVVSHGTQSCDGSSPGAVSSVAYHRLWIEDAVNGKVKAVEYSALRTAGNNYVVPPSQMNSDESELVKKRDYAMHNKT; from the exons ATGAACACAATATTTTCTATGCGACTTTCGTTGATTAATTCAA AACGTAAAACTCCACTTCTCACTCATTTGCCAAAACAGCCTAtg agTAGAAACACAATTAATGTACAATCCAATTTTATTCGCGGCTACAGGAATTTTATCCTCACAGAAACCAAAATTACGCTGCAGAGTCAGACTAGTATTTCTCTAATga GCACATCAAGACGTCTGGTGCAACTCCTGGACACAATGCGACTGCTTCTCATCATTATAACCCTCGCTGCGATTCTTAACAGCG GTGTCCATGGAAGATCTCCATCAAAAATCGTCAAAGGAAAACGAGTTGACATCTCTGAAGCACCATTCGCTGTTATGATTCGCAATTATCTATCCGGTGACGGGAAAAATGGGCACATATGTGGGGGAAGTATCATCAGCAATAGGCACATCCTTACGGCAGCCCATTGCCTCAGGTACAACGAATCGGATCCTAATGACGTGAACCACCCCAGTTTCCTGATTGTTGTGGCAGGTCAAAACTCCTATCGCTCCCCTACGAGAAGCTACAAGATCGAGGAAATTTACATTCACCCGAAGAATAACGGCAGTTTTCACGATGCCGCCCAAGACAACGCAGACCTTGCGGTTATCAAG CTCACGGAGGAAATTTTGTTCAATGCAAAACGAGGAAAAATCGATCTGGCCCGATATCCCCCCCAGTCTCACGCGGAAGGGATTGTTTTCGGATGGGGACTAACttctttcagtaaaaaatatatttctcgaACATTGCAAGGATTGACTGTGGAAGTTTTCGATATCGAAGGTTGTATGTTGGCTCTCCCACATCTTCCGTATACTCTGGATGAAATGTGCGTTCTCGCAACTACTCCTGGTGCTGATTTCTGTGAC GGTGACAGTGGTGGGCCGTTCGTTATTAATGACAAACTCGTTGGGGTCGTTTCTCACGGAACTCAATCTTGTGACGGCTCATCTCCTGGGGCTGTATCTAGTGTCGCTTATCACAGATTATGGATTGAGGATGCTGTCAATGGCAAAGTGAAAGCAGTCGAATATTCTGCACTTCGGACCGCGGGGAATAATTATGTCGTCCCACCTTCGCAGATGAACTCTGACGAGAGCGAGCTC gtGAAGAAACG AGATTACGCTATGCATAATAAGACATAA
- the LOC135161835 gene encoding trypsin-5-like: protein MVGPTIPDTNSEPSTSKIKGANSSVFVTSRRIKRIVGGSRVEIESAPYVVMLRDFRAGTLNMGHTCGGAIISPKHIVTAAHCISEGYTKPLDLDELYYLVVVAGAEIYNPRVRAYRTSKVYVHPNFHGDFDDSSKDSADIAVIELRKEISFNDNQQPIDLAEEPPQARSEGLIYGWGSAYREGPNSRTLQGLLLDYYSISACQHVFPTGIFIKDEICANPKAKRDACSEKKEIYALSAGGDSGGPFVVNGKLTGVLSHGSKDCDGTRPLAFASIPYYKSWLEDVMDGKVEPVYPPAKSTGRSNDCSSKNKKNPQRNRQQLTPDQKISVLSTSTDAPAEKYYM, encoded by the exons ATGGTAGGTCCCACAATACCTGATACCAATTCAGAACCATCCACCTCGAAAATTAAGGGAGCTAACTCCTCTGTTT ttgTCACTTCGAGGCGCATAAAGAGAATTGTTGGCGGTTCTCGAGTAGAGATTGAAAGTGCTCCTTATGTTGTAATGCTTCGGGATTTTAGGGCCGGAACTTTGAACATGGGGCATACATGTGGTGGTGCTATTATCAGCCCTAAACACATTGTCACTGCGGCTCACTGCATCAGCGAGGGGTACACGAAGCCTCTAGACCTGGACGAACTCTATTACCTTGTTGTTGTAGCAGGCGCGGAAATCTACAATCCGCGAGTCCGAGCCTACAGAACAAGCAAAGTTTACGTTCACCCAAATTTCCACGGCGATTTCGATGATTCGTCCAAGGATAGCGCAGATATTGCAGTTATCGAA CTGAGAAAGGAGATATCCTTCAACGATAATCAACAGCCCATCGACCTAGCAGAAGAACCGCCTCAAGCCAGATCAGAAGGTCTGATCTATGGTTGGGGAAGCGCTTATCGGGAAGGTCCTAATTCTCGTACACTGCAAGGATTACTGTTGGACTACTACAGTATTTCTGCTTGTCAACACGTATTCCCAACTGGTATATTTATTAAAGACGAAATATGTGCGAATCCGAAGGCCAAACGTGATGCTTGTTCG GAGAAGAAGGAAATTTATGCGCTTTCAGCggga GGCGACAGTGGAGGTCCCTTCGTAGTAAACGGTAAACTTACTGGGGTCCTTTCGCATGGATCAAAGGATTGTGATGGTACGAGACCACTTGCATTTGCCAGTATTCCTTATTATAAGTCATGGCTTGAAGATGTGATGGACGGGAAAGTCGAACCAGTCTATCCTCCAGCGAAATCCACAGGTCGTTCTAACGACTGTtcatccaaaaataaaaaaaatccacaacgAAACCGTCAGCAATTGACCCCAGACCAAAAAATAAGTGTTTTGTCTACGTCTACAGACGCACCAGCAGAGAAATATTACATGTAA
- the LOC135161829 gene encoding trypsin-like, translated as MLNGGPIDITEAPFAVMIHATEALSSIHGLVCGGSIIGRRYILTAAHCLGQLLSDYETNYDYKWLRVIAGINGHQCGVRTYEILYAYIHPDYTGQLDDAVNNRADIAVLKVCKCTDEESLKDRIIYRSTQSRIELTNYEPPNRAEGVIYGWGETEINATSPSSTLQKSVQTVYKYEVCKNLDPHFGYVADEMCMQGNPGTSSCYGDSGGPLVVDGKIVGIMSNAYECGNPEPAAVTNVAYYKPWIEDIIRGIAGFKTLPFLVRTGNAPPSNAESQ; from the exons ATGTTAAACGGAGGGCCGATTGATATCACAGAAGCTCCATTCGCAGTGATGATTCATGCCACTGAAGCATTAAGTTCAATCCACGGACTAGTCTGTGGTGGTTCTATCATTGGCAGAAGGTATATTCTCACAGCAGCACATTGTCTTGGACAACTTCTTTCAGATTATGAAACAAACTATGATTACAAATGGCTGCGTGTCATAGCTGGCATAAACGGTCATCAGTGCGGTGTGAGGACATATGAGATACTGTACGCATATATCCATCCGGACTACACAGGCCAACTTGATGATGCAGTCAATAACAGAGCGGATATTGCAGTTTTGAAGGTATGCAAATGTACGGACGAAGAGAGC CTTAAGGACAGAATAATTTACCGTTCGACGCAGAGCCGGATTGAGTTAACGAATTACGAGCCACCGAATCGGGCTGAAGGTGTCATTTACGGCTGGGGAGAGACGGAAATTAACGCGACATCTCCGTCTAGTACATTGCAGAAATCAGTACAGACAGTGTACAAGTATGAGGTTTGTAAAAACCTAGATCCTCATTTTGGGTACGTTGCGGATGAGATGTGCATGCAGGGGAATCCAGGAACATCCTCGTGCTAT GGTGATAGTGGTGGTCCTCTTGTGGTGGACGGAAAAATTGTTGGGATTATGTCCAACGCATATGAATGCGGAAACCCTGAACCTGCTGCCGTTACCAACGTTGCTTATTATAAGCCATGGATTGAAGATATTATAAGGGGAATAGCAGGTTTTAAAACGCTACCATTCCTAGTAAGAACTGGGAATGCCCCTCCCAGTAATGCCGAGAGTCAGTGA